A window of Rhododendron vialii isolate Sample 1 chromosome 13a, ASM3025357v1 contains these coding sequences:
- the LOC131314807 gene encoding nudix hydrolase 9 isoform X1, producing MEKANPEQVGDCPDRPPYELLLICPSGLSPSQVSVVFDEAYDRIPHPAIDLENSVSEIWDLRVQQNSSLFNGKKFRYGGHALLSGADSDHLPRVCLHLGLTDYRTFVGTNLNPMWEKFLVPSEDDCRKCQHTSSPLGNGAVVETSDKKILVLQRSYNVGEFPGHYVFPGGHPEPEAVGIVSHQYAKDSNNAELISNRVSQEMFDSIIREVVEEIGVPATTLCNPDFIGISRRDLNMRPTAFFFIKCNLQSKEIQQFYSRAQDGYESTQLYTVSMKDLEIMASKMPGCHQGGFALYKLMVEVAKHT from the exons ATGGAAAAGGCAAACCCAGAGCAGGTCGGCGATTGTCCCGATCGTCCTCCTTACGAACTTCTCCTGATTTGTCCCTCTGGTCTCTCACCTTCACAG GTGTCTGTGGTTTTCGATGAAGCGTACGATAGGATTCCCCACCCGGCAATCGACTTGGAAAACTCTGTTTCTGAG ATATGGGATCTGAGGGTTCAGCAAAACTCATCATTGTTTAATGGCAAAAAGTTCAGG TACGGTGGACACGCCTTACTCAGTGGGGCTGACTCCGATCATTTGCCCCGCGTATGCCTCCACCTTGGTTTGACAGATTATAG GACTTTTGTGGGGACAAATTTAAATCCAATGTGGGAAAAGTTTCTTGTTCCATCAGAAG ATGATTGTAGGAAGTGCCAGCACACCTCAAGTCCTCTGGGTAATGGTGCAGTTGTAGAGACATCTGACAAGAAGATTCTTGTGCTGCAAAGAAGTTATAATGTTGGGGAATTTCCTGGACACTACGTTTTTCCTGGAGGCCATCCTGAG CCCGAAGCAGTTGGGATAGTATCTCATCAATATGCAAAAGACTCGAACAATGCTGAGCTTATTAGTAATAGAGTCTCTCAAGAGATGTTTGACAGCATTATTCGTGAAGTAGTTGAAGAAATTGGAGTACCTGCAACAACCCTT TGCAATCCAGACTTTATCGGTATATCTCGCAGAGATCTGAACATGAGACCTACTGCTTTTTTCTTCATAAAATGCAATCTCCAGTCAAAGGAAATTCAACAATTTTATTCTCGTGCACAAGATGGCTACGAGTCAACACAGCTGTATACTGTTTCCATG AAAGACTTGGAAATCATGGCATCTAAAATGCCTGGCTGCCACCAAGGGGGATTTGCACTTTATAAGTTGATGGTCGAAGTGGCAAAACATACATAA
- the LOC131314804 gene encoding ankyrin repeat-containing protein At5g02620-like → MEATTASTPRKKMTKQLTGKRDDTPLHSAARAGQLGVITEILNGAGGEEELAELLLKQNQAGETALFVAAEYGYVDVVREMIKYYDLGAASIKARNGFDALHIAAKQGDLAVVKVLTEAHPELSMTVDMSNTTALHTAATQGHIEVVNFFLESESSLATIARSNGKTAVHSAARNGHVEVVKALLSKQPEIATRNDKKGQTALHMAVKGQNLEVVEELIKGNPSSINITDTKGNTALHIATRKGRAQIVRLLLAHKETDTKAVNRCSETAIDTAEKTGQADVAAILREHGVPSARSLNPNAQNPARELKQTVSDIKHEVHNQLEHTRQTRKRVQGIAKRLNKMHAEGLNNAINSTTVVAVLIATVAFAAIFTVPGQYVDDPNDIPPGLSLGEANIAPKASFIIFFVFDSIALFISLAVVVVQTSVVVIESKAKKQMMAIINKLMWLACALISVAFLALSFVVVGDDEKWLAIGVTIIGSTIMATTLGTMCYWVVVHRIEASNLRSVRKNSQNSRSRSWSMSMMSDSEVLNAEYNKMYAI, encoded by the exons ATGGAGGCAACAACGGCAAGCACGCCCCGTAAGAAGATGACGAAACAATTGACCGGGAAACGAGACGACACCCCCTTGCACTCGGCCGCTAGAGCCGGGCAACTTGGCGTCATAACGGAGATCCTAAATGGCGCCGGGGGAGAGGAAGAATTGGCAGAGTTGTTGTTGAAGCAGAACCAAGCCGGGGAAACCGCCCTCTTTGTTGCCGCCGAATATGGGTATGTGGATGTGGTTAGGGAGATGATCAAGTACTATGATCTTGGCGCAGCTAGTATCAAGGCTAGGAACGGTTTTGATGCCCTGCACATTGCTGCCAAACAAGGAGATTTGG CGGTGGTGAAGGTGCTAACGGAGGCCCATCCGGAGCTCTCTATGACCGTTGACATGTCGAACACAACGGCTCTGCACACGGCCGCCACTCAAGGACACATAGAGGTGGTGAATTTCTTCTTGGAGTCGGAGAGCAGCCTCGCCACCATCGCTAGGAGTAACGGGAAAACAGCAGTGCATTCTGCAGCGAGAAACGGGCATGTGGAAGTGGTGAAGGCGCTTCTGAGCAAGCAGCCTGAAATCGCTACGAGGAATGACAAGAAGGGGCAGACCGCTCTTCACATGGCGGTCAAGGGGCAGAACCTGGAAGTGGTGGAGGAGCTGATCAAGGGGAATCCCTCGTCGATAAACATCACCGATACCAAGGGAAACACCGCGTTGCATATAGCAACAAGGAAAGGCAGGGCTCAG ATTGTCAGGCTATTACTAGCCCACAAAGAAACCGACACGAAAGCCGTTAACCGGTGCAGCGAAACTGCCATCGACACGGCCGAGAAAACAGGACAGGCCGATGTCGCAGCCATCCTGAGGGAACACGGCGTCCCAAGCGCCAGGTCCCTCAACCCGAATGCACAAAATCCAGCCCGCGAACTAAAACAAACAGTGAGCGACATCAAACACGAAGTCCACAACCAGCTCGAGCACACTCGCCAGACCAGGAAACGCGTCCAGGGCATCGCCAAGCGCCTCAACAAGATGCACGCCGAGGGCCTCAACAACGCCATCAACTCCACCACCGTCGTTGCGGTTTTAATAGCCACTGTCGCTTTTGCGGCTATTTTCACTGTCCCGGGCCAATACGTTGACGACCCAAACGACATTCCCCCTGGGCTTTCTCTAGGGGAAGCGAACATCGCCCCCAAGGCCTCTTTTATAATCTTCTTTGTTTTCGACTCAATTGCCCTCTTCATCTCTCTCGCTGTTGTGGTCGTGCAAACTTCTGTTGTGGTCATAGAGAGCAAGGCGAAGAAGCAGATGATGGCTATCATAAACAAGCTCATGTGGCTAGCCTGTGCCCTTATTTCAGTGGCATTCTTGGCGTTGTCGTTTGTTGTGGTCGGTGACGACGAGAAGTGGCTGGCGATCGGAGTCACGATCATAGGGTCCACGATCATGGCGACTACGCTGGGGACAATGTGTTACTGGGTGGTTGTGCATCGGATTGAGGCCTCGAATTTGAGGAGCGTAAGGAAGAATTCGCAGAATAGCAGGTCGAGGTCTTGGTCGATGTCGATGATGTCGGATTCAGAGGTATTGAACGCTGAGTACAATAAAATGTACGCGATTTGA
- the LOC131314803 gene encoding E3 UFM1-protein ligase 1 homolog, translated as MDEELLELQRQFEFAQQAKSSIRLSDRNVVELVQKLHDLRIIDFDLLHTVSGKEYITPEQLSLEIVAEIEKLGRVSLIDLADATGVDLYHVEKQTQRIVSNDASLTLINGEVISTSYWDTVAEEINDRLQECSQIALAEIAAQLQVGSELIATVLEPRLGTLVKGRLEGGQLYTPAYVSRVNAMVCGASRGITVPTNLSAVWSSLQMLLQEMDGASGVAVESSFFQTLFNGLVKDGEILGSLRAGVHWTPAVFAIAQKESVDSFFSQNSFVSYEFLHKLGIPQPIQYLQSRYPEGIPLESIFVHPSMIEMLDAAAEDAIERNSWIDSLSVLPASFASQDASRILSLCRSVQVAVKSNKALILGESYVFGMGFVKDLFDRMEKETEICNISGFSGIVRDDLHAAEEAKTGKETSSTLAESNEIVNVSSTNKQGFEKGSKKRKGKSAGKTGPAETGPDTQEPTIPSKSKKNQRKGKDTAAFQVSDAKSGVKKESDRTKEDNLFVSEEWLIEKIMSLFPEFDEQGMDDPETILRPLANHVRPMLLNSWKERRKVAFTDNAQRMKRVLDNLQRKIDESFLNMQLYEKALDLFEDDQSTSVILHRHLLRTTATSIADTVLLNLDIHDKIKNGIEVEESQNPESKSLSSGERIAFAKSLPGLLSVKAVALVESLEGKSVESFVTAFRAMAEESGLTLKKLDKKLERTLLHSYRKDLISQVSAEVDPVPLLPKVVSLLYIQVHNKALQAPGRAISVAVSRLKEKLDDSAYKILMDYHTATVALLALMSAATGDDEDCTSDRVLTKKELLEGLMPELKGLVMSSSQS; from the exons atggatgAAGAATTGTTGGAATTGCAGCGACAGTTCGAGTTCGCTCAACAAGCCAAGTCCAGCATCCGCCTGTCCGATCGAAACGTCGTCGAATTGGTCCAGAAGCTCCACGACCTCCGCATCATCGACTTCGACCTCCTCCACACCGTCTCCGGCAAAGAATACATCACTCCc GAGCAATTGAGTCTTGAAATTGTCGCGGAGATCGAGAAATTAGGGCGCGTTTCGCTTATCGATCTTGCTGACGCAACCGGCGTAGATTTGTACCACGTAGAGAAACAGACTCAACGTATAGTATCCAATGACGCGTCGCTTACGTTGATTAACGGCGAAGTGATATCAACGTCTTATTGGGACACGGTGGCAGAGGAAATCAACGACAGGCTTCAGGAATGCAGTCAAATTGCGCTGGCTGAAATCGCGGCGCAACTTCAAGTCGGTTCCGAGTTGATTGCAACCGTGTTAGAGCCGCGACTCGGGACTTTG GTGAAAGGTAGGCTGGAAGGTGGGCAATTGTATACTCCTGCTTATGTTTCGCGTGTTAATGCAATGGTTTGTGGGGCTTCAAGGGGTATTACTGTCCCGACCAATTTGTCAGCAGTGTGGAGCTCGTTGCAGATGTTGTTACAAGAAATGGATGGAGCCAGTGGCGTGGCTGTTGAAAGTTCGTTCTTTCAAACATTGTTCAACGGTTTGGTGAAGGACGGCGAGATTCTTGGATCACTTCGTGCAGGAGTTCACTGGACGCCTGCA GTCTTTGCGATTGCTCAAAAGGAATCTGTAGATTCTTTCTTTTCACAG AATTCTTTTGTTAGCTATGAATTTCTGCACAAACTTGGAATACCCCAGCCCATTCAATACCTGCAG TCCAGATACCCTGAAGGTATTCCACTAGAATCTATATTTGTTCATCCATCAATGATTGAGATGTTGGATGCGGCTGCCGAGGATGCCATAGAACGCAATAGCTG GATTGATTCCCTTTCAGTTTTACCAGCATCCTTTGCATCCCAAGATGCATCTAGGATTCTGTCCCTTTGTCGATCAGTTCAGGTGGCCGTGAAG TCTAATAAAGCACTCATCTTGGGAGAATCATATGTTTTCGGCATGGGATTTGTCAAG GATTTGTTTGATCGCATGGAGAAGGAGACAGAAATCTGCAATATTTCTGGGTTTTCTGGTATTGTGCGTGATGATCTACATGCAGCTGAAGAAGCTAAAACTGGAAAGGAAACGAGTAGCACCCTAGCTGAGTCCAATGAAATTGTTAATGTCAGTAGTACTAATAAACAAGGTTTTGAGAAGGgttcaaaaaagagaaagggaaaatcAGCAGGTAAGACAGGGCCTGCTGAAACTGGTCCAGATACCCAAGAGCCCACCATCCCTTCTAAATCTAAAAAGAAtcagagaaaaggaaaggatACTGCTGCTTTTCAAGTGTCGGATGCAAAGTCAGGTGTCAAGAAAGAATCGGATAGGACGAAGGAGGACAACCTTTTTGTCTCAGAAGAATGGCTAATTGAGAAGATCATGTCACTATTCCCTGAATTTGATGAACAAG GTATGGATGATCCTGAGACAATTCTTAGACCTCTGGCGAATCATGTGAGACCAATGCTGCTAAATTCAtggaaggaaagaagaaaggtGGCATTCACTGATAATGCACAGAGAATGAAGCGAGTACTTGATAATTTACAAAGAAAAATCGATGAG TCTTTCTTGAATATGCAGCTATATGAAAAAGCACTAGATCTGTTTGAAGATGACCAATCAACCTCA GTTATACTGCACAGACATTTGTTGAGAACCACAGCTACCTCTATTGCGGACACAGTATTACTTAACCTG GACATACATGACAAGATAAAGAATGGAATTGAAGTTGAAGAATCTCAAAATCCAGAATCCAAATCACTAAGTTCTGGAGAGAGAATAGCTTTT GCAAAGAGCTTACCAGGACTTCTTTCAGTTAAGGCTGTTGCACTTGTTGAATCTTTGGAAGGGAAG AGTGTGGAATCATTTGTGACTGCATTCAGAGCAATGGCAGAGGAGAG TGGGTTAACTTTGAAAAAGCTTGATAAGAAATTAGAAAGAACGCTTCTGCACTCTTATCGTAAG GACTTGATTTCCCAAGTTTCTGCTGAAGTTGACCCAGTTCCACTTCTGCCAAAAGTTGTATCCCTACTGTACATACAG GTTCATAATAAAGCTCTTCAAGCCCCAGGGAGGGCCATTTCTGTTGCTGTTTCTCGATTGAAG GAGAAATTAGATGATTCGGCGTACAAGATCCTAATGGATTATCATACTGCAACTGTGGCCCTTTTAGCACTCATGTCTGCTGCAACTGGTGAT GATGAGGACTGTACATCTGATAGAGTTTTGACGAAAAAGGAGCTGCTGGAAGGTCTAATGCCAGAGCTTAAAGGCTTGGTCATGAGCTCCTCGCAATCTTAA
- the LOC131314807 gene encoding nudix hydrolase 9 isoform X3 codes for MEKANPEQVGDCPDRPPYELLLICPSGLSPSQVSVVFDEAYDRIPHPAIDLENSVSEIWDLRVQQNSSLFNGKKFRYGGHALLSGADSDHLPRVCLHLGLTDYRTFVGTNLNPMWEKFLVPSEDDCRKCQHTSSPLGNGAVVETSDKKILVLQRSYNVGEFPGHYVFPGGHPECNPDFIGISRRDLNMRPTAFFFIKCNLQSKEIQQFYSRAQDGYESTQLYTVSMKDLEIMASKMPGCHQGGFALYKLMVEVAKHT; via the exons ATGGAAAAGGCAAACCCAGAGCAGGTCGGCGATTGTCCCGATCGTCCTCCTTACGAACTTCTCCTGATTTGTCCCTCTGGTCTCTCACCTTCACAG GTGTCTGTGGTTTTCGATGAAGCGTACGATAGGATTCCCCACCCGGCAATCGACTTGGAAAACTCTGTTTCTGAG ATATGGGATCTGAGGGTTCAGCAAAACTCATCATTGTTTAATGGCAAAAAGTTCAGG TACGGTGGACACGCCTTACTCAGTGGGGCTGACTCCGATCATTTGCCCCGCGTATGCCTCCACCTTGGTTTGACAGATTATAG GACTTTTGTGGGGACAAATTTAAATCCAATGTGGGAAAAGTTTCTTGTTCCATCAGAAG ATGATTGTAGGAAGTGCCAGCACACCTCAAGTCCTCTGGGTAATGGTGCAGTTGTAGAGACATCTGACAAGAAGATTCTTGTGCTGCAAAGAAGTTATAATGTTGGGGAATTTCCTGGACACTACGTTTTTCCTGGAGGCCATCCTGAG TGCAATCCAGACTTTATCGGTATATCTCGCAGAGATCTGAACATGAGACCTACTGCTTTTTTCTTCATAAAATGCAATCTCCAGTCAAAGGAAATTCAACAATTTTATTCTCGTGCACAAGATGGCTACGAGTCAACACAGCTGTATACTGTTTCCATG AAAGACTTGGAAATCATGGCATCTAAAATGCCTGGCTGCCACCAAGGGGGATTTGCACTTTATAAGTTGATGGTCGAAGTGGCAAAACATACATAA
- the LOC131314807 gene encoding nudix hydrolase 9 isoform X2: protein MEKANPEQVGDCPDRPPYELLLICPSGLSPSQVSVVFDEAYDRIPHPAIDLENSVSEYGGHALLSGADSDHLPRVCLHLGLTDYRTFVGTNLNPMWEKFLVPSEDDCRKCQHTSSPLGNGAVVETSDKKILVLQRSYNVGEFPGHYVFPGGHPEPEAVGIVSHQYAKDSNNAELISNRVSQEMFDSIIREVVEEIGVPATTLCNPDFIGISRRDLNMRPTAFFFIKCNLQSKEIQQFYSRAQDGYESTQLYTVSMKDLEIMASKMPGCHQGGFALYKLMVEVAKHT, encoded by the exons ATGGAAAAGGCAAACCCAGAGCAGGTCGGCGATTGTCCCGATCGTCCTCCTTACGAACTTCTCCTGATTTGTCCCTCTGGTCTCTCACCTTCACAG GTGTCTGTGGTTTTCGATGAAGCGTACGATAGGATTCCCCACCCGGCAATCGACTTGGAAAACTCTGTTTCTGAG TACGGTGGACACGCCTTACTCAGTGGGGCTGACTCCGATCATTTGCCCCGCGTATGCCTCCACCTTGGTTTGACAGATTATAG GACTTTTGTGGGGACAAATTTAAATCCAATGTGGGAAAAGTTTCTTGTTCCATCAGAAG ATGATTGTAGGAAGTGCCAGCACACCTCAAGTCCTCTGGGTAATGGTGCAGTTGTAGAGACATCTGACAAGAAGATTCTTGTGCTGCAAAGAAGTTATAATGTTGGGGAATTTCCTGGACACTACGTTTTTCCTGGAGGCCATCCTGAG CCCGAAGCAGTTGGGATAGTATCTCATCAATATGCAAAAGACTCGAACAATGCTGAGCTTATTAGTAATAGAGTCTCTCAAGAGATGTTTGACAGCATTATTCGTGAAGTAGTTGAAGAAATTGGAGTACCTGCAACAACCCTT TGCAATCCAGACTTTATCGGTATATCTCGCAGAGATCTGAACATGAGACCTACTGCTTTTTTCTTCATAAAATGCAATCTCCAGTCAAAGGAAATTCAACAATTTTATTCTCGTGCACAAGATGGCTACGAGTCAACACAGCTGTATACTGTTTCCATG AAAGACTTGGAAATCATGGCATCTAAAATGCCTGGCTGCCACCAAGGGGGATTTGCACTTTATAAGTTGATGGTCGAAGTGGCAAAACATACATAA